From Denitrovibrio acetiphilus DSM 12809, the proteins below share one genomic window:
- the rplF gene encoding 50S ribosomal protein L6 — translation MSRIGKLPIDIPAGVKVDLKGAKLHVEGPKGKLEQDIHYKAVVNIDGAVVNVTRADESKLSRSVHGLTRTLINNMIVGVTTGYEKKLEIIGVGYKVAQKGKNLDFALGFSHPVEFVPPAGIELVADSQTKITVKGIDKQLVGQIAANIRELRPPEPYKGKGVRYLGEYVLRKAGKTGKK, via the coding sequence ATGTCCAGAATTGGTAAATTACCGATAGATATCCCAGCCGGAGTTAAAGTCGACCTTAAAGGCGCTAAACTCCACGTGGAAGGACCAAAAGGCAAGCTTGAGCAAGACATCCACTACAAGGCCGTTGTTAACATCGACGGCGCTGTTGTTAATGTAACAAGAGCGGATGAATCAAAGCTTTCCAGGTCTGTGCATGGTCTTACAAGGACACTTATCAACAACATGATAGTTGGCGTAACTACAGGGTACGAAAAGAAACTTGAAATAATAGGTGTAGGTTATAAAGTTGCTCAGAAGGGCAAAAACCTTGACTTCGCACTTGGTTTCTCTCACCCGGTAGAGTTTGTTCCGCCCGCAGGTATTGAACTTGTCGCTGATTCTCAGACAAAGATAACTGTTAAAGGAATCGACAAGCAGCTTGTAGGTCAGATTGCGGCAAACATACGTGAGCTGAGACCTCCAGAGCCATATAAAGGCAAAGGTGTTAGGTATCTCGGCGAATACGTCTTGAGAAAAGCCGGTAAGACCGGTAAAAAATAA
- the rplR gene encoding 50S ribosomal protein L18: MAKVSRATARVRRHVRTRKKIKGTTERPRLAVFKSNSYIYVQVIDDVNGTTLVTASSLEKELKEKFKSRVNLESAKAVGAEVAKRASEKGIKSVIFDRGGFLYHGRIKALAEAAREAGLEF; this comes from the coding sequence GTGGCTAAGGTATCAAGAGCGACTGCCAGAGTCAGAAGGCATGTCCGCACAAGAAAGAAGATAAAAGGCACAACAGAAAGACCTAGACTCGCTGTTTTTAAAAGCAACAGCTATATATATGTTCAGGTCATAGATGATGTAAACGGCACTACACTTGTTACAGCCAGCTCACTCGAAAAGGAGCTGAAGGAAAAGTTCAAGAGCCGTGTGAATCTTGAGTCCGCAAAGGCAGTAGGTGCTGAAGTGGCTAAAAGAGCTTCCGAAAAAGGTATCAAATCTGTTATTTTTGACAGAGGCGGTTTCCTTTATCATGGCAGAATCAAAGCTCTCGCTGAAGCTGCCCGTGAAGCCGGTCTTGAGTTCTAA
- the rpsE gene encoding 30S ribosomal protein S5 codes for MTLNFNKDDNQIVDKVVNIGRVTKVVKGGRIFKFTALVVVGDMNGSVGIGYGKAREVPDAIKKALENAKKSMVAVPVVNGTIPHEIIGEFVSSEIVMKPAAPGTGIISGGVTRSLFELAGVQNILCKSTRSRNAYNSLYAVMDGFKKIRTLEDVAEARGKTIQEIIR; via the coding sequence ATGACTTTGAACTTTAATAAAGACGATAACCAGATAGTTGACAAAGTTGTCAATATCGGAAGAGTAACAAAAGTTGTAAAGGGTGGTAGGATCTTTAAATTCACTGCTCTTGTTGTAGTGGGTGATATGAACGGTTCCGTTGGGATCGGATACGGTAAAGCACGTGAAGTGCCTGACGCTATTAAAAAAGCCCTCGAAAACGCTAAAAAGAGCATGGTTGCGGTTCCTGTTGTTAACGGTACTATTCCTCATGAAATCATCGGAGAATTCGTTTCTTCTGAAATCGTGATGAAACCGGCGGCACCTGGTACTGGTATCATCTCCGGAGGCGTAACACGTTCACTCTTTGAGCTTGCTGGTGTTCAGAACATACTTTGCAAGTCTACAAGAAGTAGAAACGCCTATAACTCCCTTTACGCTGTTATGGACGGATTTAAAAAAATAAGAACACTGGAAGATGTTGCCGAAGCTAGAGGCAAAACTATCCAGGAAATTATCAGGTAA
- the rplO gene encoding 50S ribosomal protein L15, whose product MELHDLKPAVGANKKRKRVGRGSGSGLGTTSGKGTKGQKARSGGGVRPGFEGGQMPLNRRLPKRGFNNARFATVYEIVNLDSIEAKYTDGEVVNLETLKEKNLVAGNKNGIKILAEGELTKKLKFEINKMSGSAQEKCEKAGCEVVILG is encoded by the coding sequence ATGGAACTTCATGATCTGAAACCGGCAGTAGGCGCCAATAAGAAGAGAAAAAGAGTTGGTCGAGGCAGCGGTAGCGGTCTTGGTACAACTTCCGGTAAAGGTACTAAAGGTCAGAAAGCAAGATCTGGCGGCGGTGTTAGACCCGGATTCGAAGGCGGCCAGATGCCTCTTAATAGAAGACTTCCTAAAAGAGGTTTTAATAACGCAAGATTTGCCACTGTTTACGAAATTGTAAACCTTGACTCTATCGAAGCCAAATATACAGACGGAGAGGTTGTTAACCTTGAAACTCTGAAAGAGAAAAACCTTGTTGCAGGCAACAAAAACGGCATTAAAATTCTCGCAGAAGGTGAGCTTACTAAAAAGCTTAAATTTGAGATCAACAAGATGTCTGGTTCTGCTCAGGAAAAATGTGAAAAAGCTGGCTGCGAAGTAGTCATACTGGGGTAA
- the secY gene encoding preprotein translocase subunit SecY, with protein sequence MFKKVEEIFSIPELRRRILWTLFFLFVYRIGAHVPTPGIDGEALSQFFAQQSGNLLGFFDMFTGGALSKLTVFGLGIMPYISAAIILELMTVAVPHLAELKKRGQEGRDKITRYTRYGTVAISLVQGMGIAIGLEGMTSPGGSPVVMFPGTGFRIVTAITLTTGTVFLMWLGEKISEKGLGNGISVIIFAGIIAGFPSAVSRTLTLVQTGEVQLITIIAVLAIILAVTAAIVFMETSSRRLPIQYVRKGGGGKGNVATSYLPLKLNPAGVIPIIFAMSILAFPSTLASFSENLLVQKISFFLSPSSWVYYAVTLGFIIFFTYFYTSIIFNPDDIAENINKSGGVIPGKRPGVETAKFIDFTLSRLTFVGALYLGAVAILPQLIIRGFNVPFYFGGTSILIVIGVGMDVISKIEAHLVTHNYDGFLKKGRIQGRSMI encoded by the coding sequence ATGTTTAAAAAAGTTGAAGAGATATTCTCTATACCGGAACTTAGAAGAAGAATACTGTGGACTCTGTTTTTTCTGTTTGTATACAGAATTGGTGCTCACGTTCCCACTCCCGGTATCGATGGCGAAGCACTTAGCCAGTTTTTTGCACAACAATCAGGCAACCTGCTCGGATTTTTCGACATGTTTACCGGTGGTGCACTTTCGAAACTGACTGTGTTTGGTCTGGGTATCATGCCCTACATCTCAGCTGCTATTATACTTGAGCTGATGACTGTTGCTGTTCCGCATCTTGCAGAACTTAAAAAGCGCGGTCAGGAAGGGCGTGATAAGATCACAAGATATACAAGATACGGTACAGTTGCCATATCCCTTGTTCAGGGGATGGGTATCGCAATCGGACTGGAGGGGATGACATCTCCCGGTGGTTCACCTGTTGTAATGTTTCCCGGTACGGGTTTCAGGATAGTTACTGCTATCACTCTTACAACTGGTACTGTATTTCTTATGTGGCTTGGTGAGAAAATCTCTGAAAAAGGTCTCGGTAACGGTATATCTGTAATCATTTTTGCGGGTATTATCGCAGGATTTCCATCAGCGGTGAGCAGGACTCTTACGCTGGTTCAGACTGGTGAAGTGCAGCTGATAACAATTATAGCCGTGCTCGCCATAATACTCGCTGTTACTGCGGCCATAGTCTTCATGGAGACATCCAGCAGAAGGCTACCAATACAATACGTTAGAAAAGGCGGCGGTGGGAAAGGCAATGTTGCCACTTCCTACCTCCCCCTTAAGTTAAACCCGGCGGGTGTAATCCCGATCATTTTCGCTATGTCCATCCTTGCTTTCCCAAGCACACTTGCGTCATTCAGCGAAAATCTTCTTGTTCAGAAGATCAGCTTTTTTCTGTCTCCGAGCTCATGGGTATATTACGCTGTGACACTCGGATTCATCATCTTCTTTACATACTTTTACACCTCTATCATTTTTAACCCGGATGACATTGCTGAAAACATTAACAAGTCCGGCGGGGTTATTCCTGGTAAAAGACCGGGTGTTGAAACTGCTAAGTTTATAGACTTCACTCTTTCAAGATTAACATTCGTAGGTGCACTGTACCTCGGTGCTGTGGCTATCCTGCCGCAGTTAATCATAAGGGGCTTTAATGTGCCTTTTTACTTCGGAGGCACATCTATACTCATCGTTATCGGCGTTGGGATGGATGTAATATCGAAAATCGAGGCGCACCTTGTAACACATAATTATGACGGCTTTCTCAAAAAAGGCCGTATACAAGGGAGGAGCATGATATGA
- a CDS encoding adenylate kinase, giving the protein MINLIFLGPPGAGKGTQSARIIDDYKVVQISTGDLLRAAVKAGTSLGKEAKVYMDGGQLVPDTLIINMMKERFESDDCKNGFILDGFPRTTAQAEALDSMLENELKTSITHIISLEVDDEVVVKRNTGRRVCPKCGATYHIKFNPSKEGGICDNDSETLVHRDDDREETIRKRLGVYHETTALLKDYYGKTGKFAELNGDDAPENVYAKIKEILG; this is encoded by the coding sequence ATGATTAACCTTATCTTCCTGGGCCCTCCGGGGGCTGGTAAAGGTACTCAGTCTGCGAGAATTATTGATGATTATAAAGTTGTTCAGATATCCACCGGTGATCTCTTACGTGCTGCTGTAAAAGCTGGCACATCCCTCGGGAAAGAGGCTAAGGTTTATATGGATGGCGGGCAGCTTGTTCCTGACACTCTGATCATTAACATGATGAAAGAGCGATTTGAGTCTGATGACTGTAAAAACGGGTTTATCCTTGATGGCTTTCCAAGAACAACAGCACAGGCAGAAGCTCTTGACTCTATGCTTGAAAATGAGCTGAAGACATCTATTACACATATCATCAGCCTTGAAGTTGATGATGAAGTTGTAGTGAAAAGAAACACCGGAAGACGTGTGTGTCCTAAATGCGGCGCAACATATCACATAAAATTTAATCCTTCAAAAGAGGGTGGGATTTGTGATAATGACAGCGAAACACTTGTTCACAGGGATGATGACCGCGAGGAAACTATCCGTAAAAGACTCGGTGTTTATCACGAGACAACTGCACTTTTAAAAGATTATTACGGCAAAACAGGAAAATTCGCTGAACTCAACGGTGATGACGCGCCTGAAAATGTTTATGCCAAAATCAAGGAAATACTTGGCTGA
- the map gene encoding type I methionyl aminopeptidase, giving the protein MVVIKSKAELEKMRVACGIVREVLEKLEDFIKPGMTTLDVDKFVENIINSRDAVPSFKGYHGFPAAACTSVNEVVVHGIPGERKLNSGDIVSVDVGAYINGFHGDAARTYPVGDISEESERLIRVTKESFFEGIKKAVAGGRLTDISHEIQVYVEKHGYGVVRDFFGHGIGRELHEEPSIPHYGRANRGLRLRAGMVLAVEPMVTAGHYSVRTLNDGWTAVTEDSSLAAHYENTIAITPNEPEILTL; this is encoded by the coding sequence ATGGTAGTTATCAAGTCTAAAGCAGAACTTGAAAAAATGCGCGTTGCCTGTGGCATCGTGCGTGAAGTACTTGAAAAGCTAGAAGATTTCATCAAACCGGGAATGACAACATTAGATGTTGACAAATTTGTAGAGAATATTATAAACTCTCGGGATGCTGTGCCGTCCTTCAAGGGCTATCATGGCTTTCCGGCCGCTGCGTGCACATCTGTTAATGAAGTAGTTGTTCATGGAATACCCGGAGAAAGAAAGTTAAATAGCGGTGATATTGTGAGCGTTGACGTAGGGGCCTACATTAACGGCTTCCACGGGGATGCAGCTCGCACTTATCCTGTTGGGGATATATCTGAGGAATCAGAGAGACTGATTAGAGTGACAAAAGAGTCATTCTTTGAAGGTATAAAAAAAGCTGTAGCCGGTGGTCGGCTTACTGACATCTCACACGAGATTCAGGTTTATGTCGAAAAGCATGGCTATGGCGTAGTAAGAGACTTTTTCGGTCACGGAATCGGTAGAGAACTGCACGAAGAACCATCAATCCCCCATTATGGGAGAGCAAACAGAGGTTTGCGGCTGCGTGCAGGGATGGTGCTCGCTGTGGAACCAATGGTTACCGCAGGGCATTATAGTGTTAGAACCCTCAACGACGGCTGGACTGCTGTTACAGAAGACAGCAGCTTAGCGGCACATTACGAAAATACTATAGCCATCACACCGAACGAACCGGAAATATTAACGTTGTAA
- the infA gene encoding translation initiation factor IF-1, whose amino-acid sequence MGKKEDVIETIGTVLESLPNAMFKVELENKHVILSHLSGKMRMHFIRILPGDKVTVELSPYDLSRGRITYRHKK is encoded by the coding sequence ATGGGAAAAAAAGAAGACGTAATCGAGACCATAGGGACAGTGTTAGAATCACTTCCCAATGCGATGTTTAAGGTAGAGCTTGAAAACAAGCACGTGATACTGTCGCACTTATCCGGAAAGATGAGAATGCACTTTATCAGGATACTCCCTGGGGACAAGGTTACTGTGGAGCTTTCTCCCTATGACCTTTCCCGTGGTAGAATAACCTACCGACACAAGAAATGA
- the rpmJ gene encoding 50S ribosomal protein L36 yields the protein MKVRASVKPICSKCKIIKRKGIVRIICENPRHKQRQG from the coding sequence ATGAAAGTCAGGGCTAGTGTAAAGCCTATTTGCAGCAAATGCAAAATCATAAAACGTAAGGGGATCGTCAGAATTATCTGCGAAAATCCCAGACATAAGCAGAGACAAGGTTAA
- the rpsM gene encoding 30S ribosomal protein S13 — MARIAGVDIQNNKKVEVGLTNIYGVGRATARLILADINVDLSKRIGDLSEQDISAIRKFIEDNLTVEGDLRKETALNIKRLMEINCYRGSRHKMHLPCRGQKTRSNARTRRGLAGKRGIKKK, encoded by the coding sequence GTGGCAAGAATAGCTGGTGTAGACATCCAGAACAACAAAAAAGTCGAGGTTGGCCTTACAAACATCTATGGTGTAGGTCGTGCTACAGCAAGATTGATTCTTGCTGATATCAACGTTGACCTCTCCAAGAGAATTGGTGATCTTTCTGAGCAGGATATCTCTGCTATTAGAAAATTTATCGAAGACAACCTCACTGTTGAGGGCGACCTCCGTAAGGAAACAGCGCTTAACATTAAAAGGCTTATGGAAATCAACTGTTATCGTGGCTCCAGACATAAGATGCATCTTCCTTGCAGAGGTCAGAAGACCAGAAGTAACGCAAGGACAAGACGTGGTCTTGCCGGTAAGCGCGGTATCAAGAAAAAGTAA
- the rpsK gene encoding 30S ribosomal protein S11, which produces MAKKSSKKREKKNVPKGVAHIRSTFNNTIVTFTDVNGNAVTWAAGGGVGFKNSRKSTPFAAQIAAEQAAKKAVDNGMREVEVNVKGPGAGRESAIRAIAAAGLKITVIRDVTPVPHNGCRPRKKRRV; this is translated from the coding sequence ATGGCTAAAAAAAGCTCTAAGAAAAGAGAGAAAAAGAACGTACCGAAGGGTGTTGCCCATATCAGGTCAACTTTCAATAATACCATCGTTACATTCACCGATGTAAACGGCAACGCTGTTACATGGGCAGCCGGCGGCGGAGTGGGCTTCAAAAACTCACGTAAATCCACCCCCTTCGCTGCGCAGATTGCAGCAGAGCAGGCAGCTAAAAAAGCTGTGGACAACGGTATGCGTGAAGTAGAAGTGAACGTGAAAGGTCCAGGTGCCGGTCGCGAGAGCGCTATTCGTGCTATTGCCGCTGCTGGGCTAAAGATAACTGTTATAAGGGACGTAACACCTGTTCCTCATAATGGTTGTAGACCCAGAAAGAAGAGAAGAGTGTAA
- the rpsD gene encoding 30S ribosomal protein S4, with product MARYTGAVCKLCRREGMKLFLKGERCYKDKCGFEKKPYPPGQHGQGRKKISDFGTQLREKQKVKRLYGVLEKQFRRYFDKATRMDGITGENLLQLLERRLDNIVYRAGFAGSRKEARQMVKHSHFLIDGKKVDIPSFLVKPGMVIEVREKSQNVSRFKDCLDTAEGRGVSDWLALEKSNFKAVVNRLPERDDIGYDIQEHLIVELYSK from the coding sequence TTGGCTAGGTATACAGGAGCAGTATGTAAACTCTGCCGTAGAGAGGGCATGAAGCTTTTCCTTAAAGGAGAGCGCTGCTACAAAGATAAATGCGGATTTGAGAAAAAACCTTATCCTCCCGGTCAGCACGGACAGGGTCGCAAAAAAATTAGCGACTTTGGTACCCAGCTGCGTGAGAAACAAAAGGTTAAAAGGCTATATGGCGTACTGGAAAAACAATTCAGACGTTATTTTGACAAAGCAACCAGAATGGATGGCATCACTGGTGAAAACCTTCTTCAGCTTCTTGAAAGAAGACTTGATAACATTGTCTACAGAGCAGGATTTGCGGGAAGCCGCAAAGAAGCAAGACAAATGGTTAAACACAGCCACTTTCTTATAGACGGCAAAAAGGTTGACATCCCTAGTTTTCTTGTCAAGCCTGGCATGGTTATAGAGGTTCGTGAAAAGAGCCAAAATGTTTCCAGATTTAAAGACTGTCTGGACACTGCCGAAGGACGCGGTGTTTCTGACTGGCTCGCTCTGGAGAAATCTAACTTTAAGGCTGTTGTAAACAGATTGCCTGAAAGAGATGACATTGGTTATGACATTCAGGAACACCTGATCGTGGAACTTTACTCTAAGTAA